In Phyllopteryx taeniolatus isolate TA_2022b chromosome 6, UOR_Ptae_1.2, whole genome shotgun sequence, one genomic interval encodes:
- the elovl4a gene encoding elongation of very long chain fatty acids protein 4a has product MEIVTHLINDTIEFYKWTLTIADKRVEKWPLMDNPLPTLAISASYLLFLWLGPKYMKNREPFQLRKTLIVYNFSMVFLNFFIFKELFMAARAASYSYICQRVDYSDDPNEVRVAGALWWYFISKGIEYLDTVFFILRKKFKQVTFLHVYHHCTMFTLWWIGIKWVAGGQSFFGAHMNAAIHVLMYLYYGLASCGPKIQKYLWWKKYLTIIQMIQFHVTIGHTALSLYVNCDFPHWMHYSLICYAITFIILFGNFYYQTYRHQQPRRDAPSKAGKAISNGAINGLSKAANGAAAVSKDDKPQENTSKRKRKGRAKRD; this is encoded by the exons ATGGAGATTGTCACACATCTGATTAATGACACCATAGAATTCTACAAATGGACCTTAACCATCGCAG ACAAGCGAGTGGAGAAATGGCCCCTGATGGACAACCCCCTGCCCACGTTGGCCATCAGTGCATCCTACCTGCTGTTCCTCTGGCTGGGGCCCAAATACATGAAGAACAGGGAGCCCTTCCAGCTCCGCAAAACTCTCATTGTCTACAACTTCAGTATGGTCTTCCTCAACTTCTTCATCTTCAAAGag CTGTTTATGGCAGCCCGGGCAGCCAGCTACAGCTACATTTGTCAAAGGGTGGACTACTCAGATGACCCCAATGAAGTCAGG GTGGCAGGCGCTTTGTGGTGGTATTTCATCTCCAAAGGCATCGAGTACCTGGACACAGTGTTTTTCATCCTGAGGAAGAAGTTCAAGCAGGTCACCTTTCTGCACGTCTACCACCACTGCACCATGTTCACGCTCTGGTGGATCGGCATCAAATGGGTGGCGGGAGGACAGT CTTTTTTTGGTGCACACATGAACGCGGCGATCCATGTGTTGATGTACCTCTACTATGGCCTGGCTTCCTGTGGTCCAAAGATCCAAAAATACCTGTGGTGGAAGAAGTACCTGACCATCATCCAGATG ATTCAGTTCCACGTCACCATCGGCCACACAGCTTTGTCCCTCTACGTCAACTGTGACTTCCCTCACTGGATGCACTACTCCCTAATCTGCTACGCCATCACCTTCATCATCCTCTTCGGCAACTTCTACTACCAGACCTACCGCCACCAGCAGCCCAGGCGCGACGCCCCCTCCAAAGCAGGCAAGGCCATCTCCAACGGGGCCATCAATGGACTCAGCAAGGCTGCCAATGGTGCGGCGGCGGTGAGCAAAGACGACAAACCCCAGGAAAACACTAGCAAGAGAAAGAGGAAAGGAAGAGCAAAAAGAGATTAG